GTATCGAAACACTCCGAACTAGTAGGATCAGGCTCCTGCTCAACCCAATTGACATGTGAAGAATTGGGATTATTGTTATTACCATCACTTTTAAGATTTTTTACAGGAGAATTTGAAGTCACAATAGGATAGCATCTGGCTCTTATCTTTTCACACGAGGCTTTACAGCTAGCCCCTACACACTGATCCGACTCAATATTGGTAGTGAGTTTTGAAGCAAATGAATCTTTAAAGTTTGAAATTAAATTAACACTAGCAGATGGGTTGGCAGGATTAGACGAAGTAGAGGGGGAATTAGGCAGGTTCTTTGGGGAGGTGAGTGACTAAGGGTAGGGTAGTCTTTTTCATTGAGGTTAAAAGGCACGTGATGGGGAGTGGATTGGTGAGAGGGATTTGATTAAGCCCATCTTGTACAGTGTGTTCCACACCCTTAGTATTTGGAGAAAAAAGAGATTTCCTAATCTCTGCTGCAGCTTTTTCTTTCTCAAAAACAACCGCCCTTTTGACTTTTTCCATTACATTTTCCAATGAGTTATGGATGACTTTTGGTTCCATTACTTGAACTATATTGTTAGACTTTGTTGGAGTTTTGAATTTTGAAACATCAACCCCACCCATAACGGCTATATCAATTTCACCTTTTCCATCAGTGTTTCCGGCTATACATCCGGCACCGGAACACTTCTTCTGACATCATTGAATTCCGATGTCTACTTAAATAAACTAAGACCAGCGTTGTATTCTTCAATTGTTTCATCATTGATAATCACGATTGGATCATCATTGATAATCATGACCTCATGTAATCTTTAGGTTGAAGAGAAAAAGTGATATAATGGGAGAGTAGTTTTTATTATTTACTCCGTATTTACtttattataatttatttattacttaaaaataaaataaaacctcCATTAATAAACAAAACAAGTACAATTCATTAAATCTTAAAATAGTCTCGATCCAACCCGATTCAACATGACTCAGGTCTCAGGTCTCGATCCATTTACGAATTTAAGATGAAAATTCAATagagtctaaaaaaaaaaaattcaaagctaattatattatacttgaaGAATACTTTAATAGTTGTTTACCTCTAAAAAATCAtagttattaaaaaaatatatgtgctcatatagttaaatttagtggCGTTCTATACAATTTGAAAAATACATTGTGTAAATTTTTCAACATTAGTGTGGAGCCCAAGGAATTCATTCGCCATGTCTCGTCATGTCCCGTTCGACCCATCTAAGAAGGCGAAACGTGTCGTCCCAACTATGTTTGATTCTTGACCCAGCTCGAACCCGTTTGTCAGGTATAATGCCTATGAAATAACATGTTCATAAGGTAGAGAATTTTTTAACGTGACGGCTAGGTTTATTCTGACACACATTATTCGTTATGTCATGGTACACCGATCCCAAGTTATATAAGAACTTAGGTACGTACGATAATAATAATTGAAAGTTCGATATATAAAACATTGATTAAAAATTGATACGTTTTGAAACACCGGTATATATGCCCCATATAAGTTGGATTTAATTAGAACTTAGGAGATGTTCATTGGCAAATTTCATGAGGACAACATAGGGTTCGATAGTGACGAGTGATGCATTGGCAGCAGCCTCTTCCTTAAGTTCGTACTCAATTGTTATTTTCACAAGACACGATGATCGCGTGTTGTCATTCGTATTGTCCTTCACTTCAATTCGAACTCTATAGAGCGTAAACCCGATATCTAAATATCCTCCTTCTATGATCTCTGCTTCTTTTACCCTCTTCTCATTATCAATTATTGTGAACTTTTCCTTGTAATATGAAATCTCAGACCCTGTGACATATAAATCATACAGTAACAAATGGTAGCAAAGTTTAAGTCATTTGCTTGCAAAGTATAGTAATTGACTCGGACAAAATTACGCAGTTGATTTTAAAGTTTGTCAAAAATTGCACGGATGACGTTTTTTCAATTTTGACTTGAATTACCTTAAAGTTTTGCAATTGTTTTGATTGAGACCCGGACACTAACGATCGTCTGTTAAGTAGGATCACGTGCGTGACACATGAGTGAAAGGTTAGCCCATAACTGTCGTACTTGTCAAACCGTCAATCGGAATATATTTTAGTGTATTGGTTCATTGACAAAGTTATTATAATAATAGGAGTCAGGTTCAAATGAGAATAAATAAATGACGAGAAATTATAGAACCAATAAATTTTAGGAATTTATACATGTAAACGCCCTAAAATGTTTATTAATGTTCATAAAGCGGAAGTTAAAAATTACAACATGCACATGTGAACGAATATTCACATATTCACTGACAAAAATGATCAAAT
This genomic stretch from Rutidosis leptorrhynchoides isolate AG116_Rl617_1_P2 chromosome 11, CSIRO_AGI_Rlap_v1, whole genome shotgun sequence harbors:
- the LOC139876775 gene encoding norbelladine synthase-like is translated as MFGSLSEEVEVKVAVDEAWQVYGTMKFADIAAEVILERLDVIEGDGGVGTIIKVTFKPGSEISYYKEKFTIIDNEKRVKEAEIIEGGYLDIGFTLYRVRIEVKDNTNDNTRSSCLVKITIEYELKEEAAANASLVTIEPYVVLMKFANEHLLSSN